The stretch of DNA TTGATCGTGTCGATGTAGGCAGCGTCAATTCTCCCTCGCTGGCGCTACGGGCTAGTGGAGGAGATTTTGTAAGACGACGTAGTCGTCGCCGCGACGTCTCAGGCTTCCTTTCGAAACACCGAGCCGTGGTCGGCGACGTGGAAGCCGAGCTTGGCGTAGAGGGCCATGGCTGCGGCGTTTTGCTGCATCGTCTGCACTTCGACGACAGCGATGCCCTCGTCGTGGAGTTGTTTGAAGGCCTCGCTGAGCAGATACATGGCCAGTCCTTGGCGGCGGTGCGTAGGCAAAACCTCCAGATCAGTCACGCCGACGGCATGCACGCCCCAGGAGTGCCCCAAAGGTTCCATCGTCCACGACATCGCCGAAGCCAGCGCCGGTCCGCCAGTGCGCGGCAGCAGGTCGAAACGTTTCCGCTCGAAACAGCCGTAGGTGCAGGCCTCCCACCAGGAGATTGGCGTCGGGTCGTGCGTCGCCTGCACCACGAGGTTGCGGCGATGTTGCATCTGCTGGCGATCGATCGGCGCGCGGAAGCCAAGCAACTCCCGCTGATGGATGGCGACGCGATCGATCTCGCGATACCCGTGCGCCTGAAAGAACTGGTGGCTCAACAGATCCGAGTGCAGAACGCCGGGCAATTCGCTACCGCCGTAGAGCCCGAGGTAGAACGCATTCAGCGGTCGAATGCCTCCGGCGTAGAACACCTGCGAACCTTGCGAGGCGAGATATGCTTCCGCAGCCGCGAGCAACAACCCCGGCACTTCGGTATTTCGCTGCGCCGGCCGGACTTGCAGGGCGTAGATCGCGCCGAGTTGGCGATCGAGCCCCGACTGATTTTCGCTCGCGCCGAAGCCCGCGTGAACAAAGCCGACCGGGTGTCCAGCCTCGACGGCGACGATCACGCCATCGGCGTCGAAATACGGTTTGGAGAGGACGAAGCTTTCCAGCTGCGCCACCGTGAGCGGCTGATTGAGTCCCCGCTGCGCCGGCTGCGATCGCCAGATCTCGACCAACGCCGGCGGATCGCCATTGCGGAACGGCCGCAGTTCGATCGCGCCGGAGGAGACCTGACTGTCAAGCTGCGGAGAACTCATTCCAGCGCGACCAGGATATCGTCTCCCGCGATCTTGACTGCCAGCGACGGCTGACAAATCGACGGGCTGAGCTGATGTTGGCCGGTCCGCACGTCGAATTGCCAGCCATGCCAGGGACAAGTGACGATTCCGCCAGTCAACTGTCCCTTGCCGAGTGGTCCGCCTTGATGGGGACACACGCCGTCTAACGCATGGACTTCGCCCGATACGTTGAACAACGCCACGATCCGATCCCCCGCCACGCACTCCAACGCCGCGCCGTCGGCCAAATCGGTCACCGCGGCGACACGAAGCCAGGAGGGCATGAGGTGAGTCCGGGGGGAGGTAATTATTTGAACGGGAGAAGAGTTTGAAGTTTTCAGTGTTCAGTTTTCAATGCGGACTGCGAAC from Planctomycetia bacterium encodes:
- a CDS encoding GNAT family N-acetyltransferase, whose amino-acid sequence is MSSPQLDSQVSSGAIELRPFRNGDPPALVEIWRSQPAQRGLNQPLTVAQLESFVLSKPYFDADGVIVAVEAGHPVGFVHAGFGASENQSGLDRQLGAIYALQVRPAQRNTEVPGLLLAAAEAYLASQGSQVFYAGGIRPLNAFYLGLYGGSELPGVLHSDLLSHQFFQAHGYREIDRVAIHQRELLGFRAPIDRQQMQHRRNLVVQATHDPTPISWWEACTYGCFERKRFDLLPRTGGPALASAMSWTMEPLGHSWGVHAVGVTDLEVLPTHRRQGLAMYLLSEAFKQLHDEGIAVVEVQTMQQNAAAMALYAKLGFHVADHGSVFRKEA
- a CDS encoding Rieske 2Fe-2S domain-containing protein; translation: MPSWLRVAAVTDLADGAALECVAGDRIVALFNVSGEVHALDGVCPHQGGPLGKGQLTGGIVTCPWHGWQFDVRTGQHQLSPSICQPSLAVKIAGDDILVALE